From the genome of Lotus japonicus ecotype B-129 chromosome 6, LjGifu_v1.2, one region includes:
- the LOC130723092 gene encoding scarecrow-like protein 21, translating into MQASQKHSTSSGVHLYHQPVQDIDAYTHYQILQSNSSHGNNNSHGAAASFETCKENYFTLESSSPAATDLIGCDSASDASVSSNYRSPSQSYHSDQHQSSDNTYGSPSISAHSSDDGSYKLKHKLRELEISLLGPDSDAVNSCNCCFKGGPSPIANYNWAQIEEMIPKLDLKDVLIRCAQAVSDGDMQTALGWMNNVLGKMVSVAGDPIQRLGAYMLEGLRARLESSGSLIYKALKCEQPITSKELMSYMDILYQVCPYWKFTYISSNVVIGEAMQNESRIHIIDFQITQGTQWLLLIQALASRPGGPPFIRVTGVDDSLSFDARGGGLHIVGKRLSDFAKSCGVPFEFHSAAMSGCEVELENLVIRPGEALAVNFAFFLHHMPDESVSTENHRDRLLRLVKSLSPKVVTLVEQESNTNTSPFFQRFVETLSYYSAMYESIDVALPRDDKNRISAEQHCVARDIVNMIACEGAERVERHELFGKWRSRFSMAGFVPCPLSSSVTASVRNILNEFNENYRLEHKDVALYLTWKNRAMCTASAWRCF; encoded by the coding sequence ATGCAAGCATCTCAGAAGCACTCCACTTCATCTGGTGTCCATTTATACCACCAGCCTGTGCAGGACATTGATGCATACACTCATTACCAAATATTACAAAGCAATTCAAGCCATGGCAACAACAACAGCCATGGAGCCGCCGCTTCTTTCGAAACCTGCAAGGAGAATTACTTCACCCTGGAATCATCATCCCCAGCAGCCACCGATCTCATAGGTTGTGATTCTGCTTCCGATGCCAGTGTATCATCCAATTATAGGAGTCCTTCTCAGTCATACCATTCAGATCAGCATCAATCCTCCGACAACACCTACGGATCGCCATCAATAAGCGCGCACTCAAGCGACGACGGTAGCTACAAATTGAAGCACAAACTTCGCGAGCTCGAGATTTCATTGCTGGGGCCAGACTCAGATGCAGTTAACAGTTGCAACTGCTGCTTCAAGGGCGGACCATCTCCAATAGCTAATTACAACTGGGCACAGATTGAGGAAATGATCCCAAAGCTAGACTTGAAAGATGTCCTCATTCGATGCGCGCAGGCCGTGTCAGATGGTGATATGCAAACAGCTCTTGGCTGGATGAATAATGTGTTAGGAAAAATGGTGTCAGTTGCTGGGGATCCAATTCAGAGGCTAGGAGCTTACATGTTGGAGGGTTTAAGAGCCAGGTTGGAGTCATCAGGGAGCTTAATCTACAAAGCCTTGAAGTGTGAACAACCAATTACAAGCAAAGAGCTTATGAGTTACATGGACATTTTGTATCAAGTTTGCCCATATTGGAAATTTACTTACATATCTTCCAATGTTGTTATTGGAGAAGCAATGCAAAATGAATCCAGAATTCACATAATTGACTTCCAAATCACACAGGGCACACAGTGGTTATTACTTATCCAGGCTCTAGCGTCTAGACCCGGCGGTCCTCCATTCATTCGTGTGACCGGTGTTGATGATTCACTATCGTTCGATGCTCGGGGCGGCGGACTTCATATTGTTGGAAAAAGGTTATCAGATTTTGCAAAGTCTTGTGGGGTGCCATTTGAGTTCCACAGTGCTGCCATGTCAGGCTGTGAGGTTGAGCTTGAGAACCTTGTAATTCGACCCGGCGAAGCTCTGGCTGTGAATTTTGCGTTTTTTCTGCACCACATGCCGGACGAAAGCGTGAGCACAGAGAATCACCGAGACAGGTTGCTGAGATTGGTGAAGAGCTTGTCGCCAAAGGTTGTGACCcttgttgagcaagaatccaACACAAACACTTCTCCATTTTTCCAAAGGTTTGTCGAGACATTGAGTTACTACTCTGCCATGTATGAGTCAATAGATGTCGCCCTCCCTAGAGATGATAAGAATAGGATCAGTGCGGAGCAGCACTGCGTAGCGCGTGACATTGTCAACATGATTGCTTGCGAGGGGGCGGAGAGGGTGGAAAGGCATGAGCTCTTTGGAAAGTGGAGGTCAAGATTTTCAATGGCAGGTTTTGTGCCATGCCCCTTGAGTTCCTCAGTGACAGCTTCAGTTAGAAATATCTTGAATGAGTTCAATGAGAATTATAGGCTTGAACATAAAGATGTTGCTCTATATCTTACTTGGAAGAACAGAGCTATGTGTACCGCTTCTGCATGGAGATGTTTCTAA
- the LOC130725689 gene encoding uncharacterized protein LOC130725689, whose amino-acid sequence MEEYPEKAELRRMQREQERERRRIRDRQRRQSMTQEQRERHLARRRRNYQLRRQRAANAHSHSPFIPLPQSHSLESSAGEGSTCEASTSDEFQGLNSSTSLDYRVLSHGIGLNQGQETLDLGNKFDQGSSVQLETLQAYKPANSPGRLRLNHIKRLARNLTRSIVDTAPTDQVAAELITKDDVSVGDSGTTTKSMRLNCVKRLARSINSTPKETVQKDQNLAPPEGIQLLGTGSFIASSLL is encoded by the exons ATGGAGGAGTATCCGGAGAAAGCAGAGTTGAGGAGAATGCAGAGGGagcaagagagggagaggaggcGAATACGAGACAGGCAGAGGAGGCAATCCATGACTCAGGAGCAAAGGGAACGGCATCTCGCGAGGCGCCGGAGAAACTACCAGCTCCGGAGACAGAGAGCTGCAAATGCTCATTCTCACTCTCCATTCATTCCTCTTCCTCAATCTCATAGTCTAGAATCGAGTGCGGGGGAAGGGAGTACCTGTGAAGCTAGTACTAGTGATGAGTTTCAAGGGCTCAATTCTTCTACCTCATTAGACTACAGAGTCCTATCTCATGGCATTGGCCTCAACCAAGGACAAGAAACATTGGATTTGGGAAACAAATTTGATCAAG GTTCATCAGTTCAATTAGAAACACTCCAAGCTTATAAACCAGCAAATTCACCAGGAAGGCTGCGTCTAAATCATATTAAACGACTTGCGCGAAACCTGACGCGTTCAATTGTTGATACTGCCCCTACTGACCAGGTTGCAGCTGAGTTGATAACAAAGGATGATGTATCTGTTGGTGATTCTG gTACCACAACGAAATCGATGCGTTTGAATTGTGTGAAGCGCCTTGCCCGATCAATAAATTCTACTCCCAAAGAGACTGTTCAGAAGGATCAAAATTTGGCACCACCAGAAGGGATTCAGTTGCTTGGTACTGGGAGCTTTATAGCATCTAGTTTACTTTAA
- the LOC130725690 gene encoding uncharacterized protein LOC130725690, whose amino-acid sequence MNSSSASPSRSRPRSASGRARCQCGLPLIIYTAGTRVNTDRRFLRCRRCCQILVVSFFWIDDPSIVVQRSHAQVESDATSLNSEIGNSSNSVHVVPELNKKIMKLKKKLEVERFQKKLACLFTVLAMIVAIGTLCMRKS is encoded by the exons ATGAATTCTTCATCCGCTTCGCCCTCTCGTTCCAGGCCAAGGTCAGCAAGTGGAAGGGCCAGATGTCAATGTGGTCTCCCTCTCATCATCTACACAGCTGGGACTCGAGTAAACACTGATAGGAGATTTCTGAGATGCAGAAGATG TTGCCAGATACTTGTGGTTTCTTTTTTTTGGATTGATGATCCAAGTATTGTAGTTCAGAGAAGTCATGCTCAAGTTGAAAGTGATGCAACAAGTTTAAATTCTGAGATTGGCAATTCATCAAACTCTGTTCATGTTGTACCAGAGTTGAATAAGAAGATTATGAAGCTCAAGAAGAAGCTTGAAGTTGAGAGATTCCAGAAGAAGCTTGCATGCTTGTTTACTGTCCTTGCAATGATAGTAGCAATAGGGACTTTATGTATGAGAAAGAGTTGA
- the LOC130726044 gene encoding uncharacterized protein LOC130726044, whose amino-acid sequence MEHGSHSDESKSTFSLTDEDHTFANAIRYTLNQDPRVTFCGYSIPHPSDNRVNIRVQTTGEPAREVLKDSCQHMMLMCQHVRGTFDKAVNDFKSKKGGKDMDID is encoded by the exons ATGGAACACGGGTCGCACTCTGATGAGAGTAAATCAACATTTTCTCTGACAGATGAGGATCATACTTTTGCAAACGCTATCAGATACACCTTGAATCAAGA TCCGAGAGTGACATTTTGTGGGTACAGCATTCCTCATCCTTCAGATAATCGTGTCAATATTAGAGTCCAAACAACAG GGGAACCAGCCCGTGAGGTGTTAAAAGATTCATGTCAGCATATGATGCTTATGTGCCAGCATGTTAGGGGCACTTTTGATAAGGCGGTAAACGACTTTAAAAGCAAAAAGGGTGGGAAGGATATGGATATCGATTAG